CCCCAGGGCCCGTACGACATCCAGCGCGGCCTGTGCGTCGGCCGCCGCGTCGTGGGCGCCGTCCAGCTCCACGCCGTAGTGCGCGCACAGGTCCGTGAGGGTGCGGCGGCCCTTGCGGTAACGGTCCAGGTGCTTGTCGAGGACCCGCGGATCCAGCACCAGCAGCGGTGTGGAGTCCAGCCAGCGGTCCAGGGACGAGGCGCGATGGCGGCGCAACTCCCGGTCCAGCAGCGTCAGATCGAACGGCGCGTTCATCACCACCAGCGGACGGCCCGCCGCGGCCTGCTCCGCCAGCGCCTCGGCTATCTCGAACATCACCGGCGCCGGCCAGCGGCCATTGAGCTGGAGATGCTCGTCCGTCAGCCCGTGCACCGCCGTCGCCCCTTCGGGCACCGGCACACCCGGATTGACCAGCCACCGGCTCACCCGTGGCCGGCTGCCCGCCGCGTCCTGGACGACGACGGCGGCCGACACGATCCGGTCGGTCTCGACGTCCACGCCCGTGGTCTCCGTGTCGAAAGCGGCCAGGGGCCCCTCGTACCAGCACGTCATACCAACACAACCCCTCGTTCACCCACGGCAGCTGACGCACCGTCTTCTGCCTGTTTGGTGATACCCGGGCTGTTTGCGCCGTACGCCGGAAGGACACAACAGGAGTACGGGTCTTTGCAGTTCAGCGGCCCGGTGTGCGATTCATGTGGCCCCTGAGCGGGCATGTCACTTGGCTTGGAAGGCTGTTGGTCATGGCGATAGCGCAGCCCGAGCGGGGCGGGCTGCTGCCCGAACGTACGGGACCCCTTCGCGGCACGCTCGCCACCACCGCCTGCATGGAGACATTGCAGGTGGGCTATCTGCACGCCGTCGCGGCGGCGGCCGGCTGCTCGCTGTCCCAGCCCTTCCCGGACAACGGCATCGACTGGCACGTCAGCCACGGCTCGCCCGGACACACCGTCGACGACGAGGTCACCATCAAGGTGCAGCTCAAGTGCACCTACCAGGTCGCGCCCAACCCCCCGGGCCGCTT
Above is a window of Streptomyces griseorubiginosus DNA encoding:
- a CDS encoding 3'-5' exonuclease, which codes for MTCWYEGPLAAFDTETTGVDVETDRIVSAAVVVQDAAGSRPRVSRWLVNPGVPVPEGATAVHGLTDEHLQLNGRWPAPVMFEIAEALAEQAAAGRPLVVMNAPFDLTLLDRELRRHRASSLDRWLDSTPLLVLDPRVLDKHLDRYRKGRRTLTDLCAHYGVELDGAHDAAADAQAALDVVRALGRRFAARLERLAPAELHNLQAVWHAAQARGLQAWFARSGQEELVDPAWPLRPDYPAAA